Genomic window (Bacteroidota bacterium):
GCTCCGGTTCGCGACTGCACCCATGCACGGCCGTGACGAACAAGCATTTGCTGCCCATCGGCGAAATGCCGATGATCTTCTATCCGATCAAAAAGCTCGTGGCTGCGGGCATTCAGGATATTCTGATTGTGACTGGCACCGAGCACATGGGCGATTTTCTCTCGCTGCTTGGCAGCGGTAAGAATTTCGGCTGCGCTCTCAGCTACCGCGTGCAGGATGAAGCCGGGGGCATTGCGCAGGCACTTGCACTCGCCGAGCGGTTTACGAACGCACAGCCGATGGTCGTTATGCTCGGTGATAATATCTTCGAGGACTCACTTTCGGCGATGGTCGGGGCGTTCACCGCGAACTCCGAGCATGCGCACATTTTACTCAAGGAAGTGCCGGATGCCGAGCGATTTGGTGTCGCAGAGTTAGATGGCGGGCGAATTGTTTCGATCGTCGAGAAGCCGGCGAAGCCCCGATCGAATTTTGCCGTAACTGGCATCTATTGCTATCCGCCGGACGTGTTCGATATTATCCGAGCACTCAAACCTTCCGCCCGAGGCGAGTATGAGATCACGGATGTGAACAATGTTTATCTCGGGAAGGGACGACTATCGGCTACCACACTTACTGGGTACTGGACTGATGCCGGGACATTCCCATCGCTGGCTCGGGCGAACGAACTGGTGAGGCAATCGCCACCGAAGTTTTAAACCTGGATTTCGCGTAATCCCCCTTAATCCGTGTAATCGTGGTTCTACTACTTACTGGCGCAGCCGGTTTTATCGGAGCGAACTTCGCGCATCTTGCGACTGCGCGCGGACACCGCGTAGTTATTTACGATGCGCTCACCTATGCCGGCAATCCAAAGAATATCGAGGGCATCGGCACATTTGTAAAAGGTGATATTCGAGATGCTTCCGCAGTGGCACGGGTGCTGGAGACCAAAGTGATACCGGGCTTCGCGGCCGGCGGCCATCACGCGTTCGATGCCATAATCAATTTTGCCGCCGAGAGCCACGTCGATCGCTCGATCGCCTCAGCAACGCCGTTCGTCGAGACGAACGTGCTGGGTGCCGTGACCATGCTCGAAATGGGTCGCACGCATGGCGTCCCGCTGTTCGTGCAAATTTCGACAGACGAGGTATATGGTTCGATCGAGGGGACGGCAAAGTCTACGTTCTCGTCGCCACTCAATCCTTCGAGCGCGTATTCGGCATCCAAGGCTTCGGCCGACTTGCTGTTGCTCTCATACCATCATACGCATGGCATGGATGTTCGCGTGACCCGCTGCACGAACAATTACGGTCGTTTTCAACATCCGGAGAAATTTATTCCAACGATTTTGCGATGTGCTCTGACGGGTGAGCCGATTCCGGTTTATGGCGATGGCCGACAGGTTCGCGATTGGATTCACGTGGACGATCATTGCGAAGGCATCTGGAGTGTGATCGAACGCGGAGAGGCAGGCGGAATCTATCATTTTGGAGGGCCAGGAATGGAGGGAAATGACATCGCCCACGATGCGGGAGTTGAGAACATCTCGCTGATTCATCTTTTGCTAAGAATTCTTGCCGAACGAACGGGACGAAAACTATCCGAACTAACGGCGCTTATTCAGCATGTTTCGGACCGCCCCGGCCATGACCGCCGCTACTCGCTCGATTGGGAAGACTCCCGGCGCGGGCTTGGATGGCAACCGCAGGTGACGCTTGAAGATGGCTTGCGACAGACAGTGGATTGGTGGCTGGCCAACCAAGACTGGTGGTCCGGCGTTTAATCACAGAATGCAAAAACTCCTTATTCTTGGTCGCGGGCAGATCGGATCGGCACTCGCGCAGGCCCTCTCGGAATTCGAAATTCACGTGTGGCCGAACGACATCGATGAGCTTTCGCAGGAAGCCATCGAGACGATTGCGCCCGAGGCAATCATCAACGCTGCAGGCAAAACCGATCTCGCCTGGTGTGAGGCAAACGCCAACGAAGCGGTGCGCTCGAACATGGAAGCGCCGATAAGACTCTACGAGCGCATCCTGGCGCACAATCGCGATCGTAGCGACCGCATTCGGTTCATCCAATTCTCGAGCGGTTGCGTGTGGGATGGGCCGTATAATGATCGAGGCGAGCCGTTTGGTCCTTACGATCCGCCAACTCCAGCCTGTCTCTACTCATGGACGAAAGCCGCGGCCGATGCAATGCTTTTATCTATTGATGCGAACCAAGTCGCGGTGCTCCGTGCTCGGCAGGTCTATTCCAGTGCGTCCGATGCCCGGAACACGCTTGTGAAGCTTTCGAGGTATCCACGCCTGATCGATACGCCGAACTCGATGACCAGCATGACGACGATTGAGAAGATGGTGCGGCATGTGCTGATGAACGAGGATTGGGCCGGTATATGGAATGTGTACGATCGTGGGGTAGTCACACCCTTTGAAGTGGGTGAAATGCTTTTTGAAGCAGGTCTCTGTTCGAGACCGGGTCATCTCTCGAAGGAAGAGCTTGACCAATTTCATCACCCCAAACGTGTTGACGTTGTATTGTTTGATGCACGCTTTGAGGCAGTCGTCAACCCGCCGAAAGCTCACGACGAACTGGAGCGAGCGATTAATCACCTTAGCCCGATACTTGCCTAAGTCTCTTCCGTCTGCGAGTGCGGACAAAACTGTTTCACGCCGGCTTGCATTTGGCAGTCCATTACGATTATCAGATGAATCAGAATCATCCGAGTCCAGCCAATCTAATTGAACCCTTCCTCGCTCGCGAGAAGAGTGCGCTTGCCGGCAAAGTCTATCTCCGGTACAAGCGCGTCCACGGCGAGCCGTTCCGTGACATGACCTATGCGGAGTTTTGCCGGGGTACGCGGGAGATCTTCGCCGGACTCGTATCGCTTGGTCTCACCCGAGGCGATCGCATCGCTCTCATCAGCGAGTCGCGCCCCGAGTGGCTCATGATCGAGTTCGCATCGCTCGCGCTGGGCACCGTACTCGTGCCAATGTTTCCGACGCTTACGGCACAGCAAGTGCAATTTATCGTGCACAACAGCGGTGCGAGAGTGCTCTTCGTATCGAACGACTTGCAGTTCGGCAAAGCGCTGAAAATTATGGGAGACTGTCCCGCGCTGGAGCGCGTGGTGATTCTCAACGACGCGAGCAACCTGGCGAAGTCCGATGCACGAATCATGCATCTTCGGGAAGTTCTCAGTGGGGCTCATCTGTCTCAAGGATCCCATCCGTCTCAGGATTTCGATAGCGAGGCAATCGCAGCCAAGCCCGAGGATGTCGCCCTGATGATTTACACGAGTGGCACAACGGGCAACCCCAAGGGCGTGATGCTTACGCACCGGAACATCCAGGCGAACATCGATGGGGCTCTGGCCGCACTGCCAGAACTTACCGATCGCGATACAGCGCTTTCCTTCCTGCCACTTTCGCATGCGTTCGAGCACCTGGCGATGCAATTCTTTTTTCAAATAGGATTTACGATCGGGCTGGCCGAGTCGGTCGATACCGTTGCGGATAATCTGCTCGAGATTCGCCCGACGATCATGACCGGCGTGCCGCGCTTTTACGAGCGGGTGCATACGCGGATCATGCGGATGCGCCAGCAAATTTCACCGCTTCGCCGCCATATATTCGATTGGGCGGTCGGCATCGGCGGCTTATGCGGTATGGCCATTGAAGGAAAGCAGGTGCCGCTCCACGCAAAACTGCTAAAGCGACTGGCCGAGCGGCTTGTCCTGCAAAAGATCCGCGAGCGGACCGGCGGGCGGGTTCGGTTCTTCGTCTCCGGCGCGGCAGCGCTTCCGGCTGATGTCGGACGTGCATTCGCAAGTTTTGGTCTTCCGATTATCGAAGGCTATGGCATGACCGAGTGCTCGCCGGTCATTAGTGTGAGTCCATACAATCATCTGAAGTGGGGGACGGTCGGCAAGCCGATCGGGAATATGCAAGTGAAGATCGCCGGCGATGGGGAAATCTTAGCGCGTGGCCCAAGTGTGATGAAGGGCTACTACAAAATGCCCGATGAGACGCGCGAGATCATCGACTCCGATGGCTGGCTGCACACCGGCGATGTTGGCGAGATCGATTCCGATGGATACATTCGTATCACGGATCGGAAGAAACATCTCTTCGTTTCGAGCGGTGGAAAGAACATCGCACCGGCACCGATCGAATCAGCGTTGCTGCAATCGCGCTATATCGAGCAGATCATGCTCATCGGCGATAAGCGGCTGTTCTGCACTGCGCTCATCGTACCCGATTTCGCCGCGCTCAGGGAAGATGGCAAAGCTTCCGGGGATCCGGTGGCGCTAGTCGAGCGTAACGTTGTGCGTGGCGTGATTCAGGAAGAGCTTGAGCGCCTGCAGAAGGAGTTCGCGAACTACGAGCGGGTCCGAAGGTTTGTATTACTTCCAGAGCCATTCACCGTCGAAAATGACATGTTGACCCCAACGCTAAAGGTAAAACGGAAGTCTGTCGAACAGCGTTACCGGGAATTGATCGAATCCCTTTACCTGCTGCGTCCTGCGAATGAACGAACATAGAGATCCCATGAAGATCATCCGATATCCAATTCTCATAAGTGCTTTCATAATCTCCGGCCTTGTGCCGCGAGCTTTCGCCCAATACGCGCCATATAATCTATCAGTGGCAGCGTCCGCCTCGATTCGGGAACAACCCCCTCAGATCATCCTCTCGTGGCTGCTCGATGACAGTGCCATGAGTTATTCGATCTTTCGGCGCGTCGCACAAAGTGGCGATCAGTGGAATCTCATGGCCGGGGTTGGCAAAGCGCTGACATGGACCGATACAACCGTTGAGACCGGTGTGGAATATGAGTACAGAATTCACAAAATATGGAGGCATGGAAGCACGAGTAATCTGCCGGGCGAGGGCTATCTCCAGACTGGAATTGACGTGCCGGCGGAAGAGTCGCGCGGGACGCTCGACCTGATTGTGGACGATACATTTGCGAACGACCTAAGTACAGAACTTGCCCGTTTGACCAGCGATATTCGCGCGGACGGTTGGTCCGTCGTTCGGCACAACGTGAAGCGATCGGATAGTGTCGAAGCGATTCGCGCCATCATCATGGATGATTATGCCGCGATTCCCGATTTACGAACCGTATTCCTGTTCGGTCATGTGCCCGTTCCATATTCTGGATTCCTCAATCCGGACGGACATCCCAATCATTATGGTGCCTGGCCGGCTGACATTTACTATGCGGACATGTCCGGGGATTATACAGATGTCCAATCGGACACGAGCTCTCTACATTCTGTCGCGGCAAATATTAATATTCCCGGGGATGGAAAATTCGATGAGACTGCCGTAGGCGGAGGGATTGAACTTGAAATTGGCCGAGTCGACATGTGGAATCTACCGTCATTTTCCAAGTCCGAAAAGGAACTGCTGCGTCAGTATCTCAACAAAGATCATGCGTTCCGAACAGGAGCTATGACAGCGCCAAGCCGCGCTCTTATTAGCGACAATTTCGGAACCTATGGCGAAGGCTTTGCGAGTTCGGGCTGGCGAAATTTCCCGAATCTCGTCGGAAAAGAGAATGTCAAGCAACTTGGGTGGTTCACGACGCTGGACACCGCGTCCTACCTTTGGGCCTATGGGTGCGGCGGAGGTTCCTTTACGAGTTGCGGTGGGATTGGAACAACGACGGATTTTGCCACCAAAGAGTCTCGAGCCATTTTCTCGATGCTCTTCGGCAGCTACTTCGGCGATTGGAATGTCCAGGATAACATCCTTCGCGCACCACTGGCCGGCGCAATGACGCTAACCTGCTGCTGGGCCGGTCGGCCGCAGTGGTACTTCCATCCAATGGCCATGGGTCATTCCACTGGTTATTGCACGCGATTGACTCAGAATAATCTTGGAGATTATGATCCGGGATACGGGGCCGGATGGGTCCACATTGCGCTCATGGGCGATCCCACATTACGGGAAGCGTTTAACGATCCTCCGTCGGAGTTCGCGAGTATCGCCGCGACGGTTGTCTCCAATCGGGCGGTGAATATCCGGTGGACCACACAGGCCTCAGTCGATGGATATAATATCTATCGCGCCCACCACACTTCGGATCCATTAGTGAAGCTCAACAGCGTCCCTCTGGCGACATTAGAGTTTACGGACAGTCTGCCCTTCCTCGATAGTAACATTTACGAAGTTCGTCCGGTCTCGAAGTCCGGTGGCGTTCATGGGAGTTACTATACTGCCGGTCAGGCAAGCAATCCCGTCACTGCAACAGGTCTAGCCGACGTGGCGCCTGCGACGTACACGAGCGCGGGCCTTCGAGTCGAATACGATGGACCGCTTGTTTCCATCTCGCTCCAATCTGGTTCTTCTATGCCCGGACGCCTCTCGCTCTACGATCTTACGGGACGAGAGGTCCTGACACTGGATGGATCTGTGGTCGGTAAAGGAATGCACAACTATATCATCGATACACGCGCTCAAAATCTTTCGTCCAGCATATATTTCGCGCGCTTTGTTGCGCCCGATGAACAAGATGTCGCAAAGATCCTCTTGAGCCGTTAGTGCCTGACCGGACTCATGGGACGTATGAGTTCCATGAGTCTCGTTGCTCTATTTCTGCGCCTTCCAGATTACCACGATGGCGCCGGCGAGGAACAGAATATTCGCCAGCCATGCCGTGAGCACGGCTGGCACCTGACCGGTGTAGCCGAAGGTCTGTGAGACCTTCGAGAAGGTGAGGAATGCGAACGCGATTCCGATCGCGATCGAAAACTCGAATGACAGACCGCCGCGCTTCTTGCGAGAGGCGAACGGGACACCGAAGAGAACCACGATGAGTGATGTGAACGCGAGAGAATATTTGCTCTGGTAATCCACGAGATCGCGTGCGACGTCCTGTCCCGATCGGCGCTTGAGTTCGATCCGTCGCGCCAGCTCCGGATTTGTCATTTCCTCCACTTTCAGCAACCGCTCGCGAAGTTCGGCGGGAGTAAATGTAAAGTGCATGACACTTTCCGCGGGCGCGAGTTTGCGAATTTGCTCGGCGGATGTATCGCTCAGGAATAACCGTTCGGTCGCATTCGTCAGCGTCCAGACATTGTGGGTGGAATCCCATGACATGAGGGAGGCGTCGATCCGACGCGTCATGTGCGTAATCTCTTTTGGGTCGAAAAATTGAACAGAGACTCTGTTCGCGCGCTTTTGCAGAAAGGAATAGTCCGACATGGATACGATGGAGGTAGGCGAATCCTGCAAATACATGTTGAACTCGGCATTGTTGATAATGTCCTCGTGCACGTAATCCCGCAGAATCTCTTCGACTCGAGCATTCGCTTTGGGAAGAATCCAGCCATTGAAGTAAATCGCGCCGAGACACAGCAGCATCGAGGCGACAATGAAGGGTGCCATGAGCCGGTATAGGGAAATGCCGGCCGAGCGCATCGCAATAATCTCATTATTTGCCGACATGCGACCCGTTGTAAAGAGCGAACCGAGTAACAACGCCACGGACAGGATCAAAGCGATGATCTGTGGTGTAAAATTGACATAATACTCGACGACGACCATGAACGGGACGTTGTGATCGAGAAACTTGTCCAGCTTCTCCATCAAATCGACGGCAATGTAAATGATGATGAAGCCGACGATGCCGACCATCGTCGCGAGAAAAAACTGCTTCAGGACATAAATGTCCAGCAACTTGAATAGTCGCCAGCGCGACTTTTCAGCCCGTCGGTTCGTTTGTCTCCATCGAATCATGCTACAACCCGAACACCGCGAAGTCGCGGATAATCGCTCGAATGTGGACGACCCGCTGGCCGCGATCGAGCACGCGACCAAAATCCGTGTCCGCTATGCCGACACAGACCAAATGGGGCTTGTCTATTACGGAAAGTACTTCGAGTATTTCGAGGTCGCTCGGACCGAGATGCTGCGTGCATGCGGATTGCCGTATTCCGAAATCGAGCAAGCCGGATATGGGCTGCCCGTTCGGGATGCCTCCGCGCGGTATTATCGTGGGGCGACCTACGACGACTTGCTTCGAGTCACCGCTCGAATGAAATCGGATGTCGCGACGCGACTCGAAATTTCTTATACGGTCCACATGGATGCGACCAACGAACTGCTGGCCGAAGGCAATACAACGCTGGTCTTCGTGTTGAAGGAGACTGGCCGGCCGACCAAGCCGCCCGACATCTATCGTCAGGCCATCGAAGCATTTACCGCTCCGGACATTGCACTTAGCACTTAGCATTTAGGCCTTAGAACTTAGAGCATGCATACACTTAGCGATATCGAGCGGCAGCGCGTCCGCATTGCACTCGTCGAGGACCTTGGTAAAGGCGACGTCACATCGTTAGCGACCGTCCGTGAAGATGCCCAGGGCACGGGCCAGTTTATCGCCAAGGCCAGTGGCATTCTCGCCGGTTTGGACCTTGCTCGACAAGCGTTCTTGATCTTTGAGACGCAGACCGGTATTGCTTCTCCGATCTTTGAATTCAAAGAGACGCAGCGTGATGGTGCGATGCTGAAGAAAGGCGAGTCGATCGCGTCTGTTCGTGCCAATTTGCGAACATTGCTCGCCGTTGAGCGCGTGGCGCTGAACCTGATGCAGCGCATGTCCGGCATTGCGAGTATGACGCATGCCTTCGTCGAGGCGGTACGTGGCACGGATGCGATCATTCTCGATACGCGGAAGACCGCACCGCTACTTCGTCCGTTCGATCGATACGCTGTCCATGTTGGCGGCGGGATGAACAACCGCTCATCGCTTTCGGCAATGGTGCTCGTCAAGGATAATCACATTGCCGCAAACCGAGGTGATGTCGCTCAGGTCATCGAGCACCTGCGTGAGTACTTTAAAGATCCCAAGCACGAATTGGTCCCGATCGAGATCGAAGTCACGTCGCTCGAACAATTTGCGGTCGTGCTCACAAAGGGGAAGGGTCTCATCAATCGCGTCATGTTCGATAATTTCGAACTCGGCAAGATCCGCGAAGCGGTGAAGATGAATGCTGGCACGTTC
Coding sequences:
- a CDS encoding sugar phosphate nucleotidyltransferase codes for the protein MTPVGIILAGGSGSRLHPCTAVTNKHLLPIGEMPMIFYPIKKLVAAGIQDILIVTGTEHMGDFLSLLGSGKNFGCALSYRVQDEAGGIAQALALAERFTNAQPMVVMLGDNIFEDSLSAMVGAFTANSEHAHILLKEVPDAERFGVAELDGGRIVSIVEKPAKPRSNFAVTGIYCYPPDVFDIIRALKPSARGEYEITDVNNVYLGKGRLSATTLTGYWTDAGTFPSLARANELVRQSPPKF
- a CDS encoding dTDP-glucose 4,6-dehydratase, encoding MVLLLTGAAGFIGANFAHLATARGHRVVIYDALTYAGNPKNIEGIGTFVKGDIRDASAVARVLETKVIPGFAAGGHHAFDAIINFAAESHVDRSIASATPFVETNVLGAVTMLEMGRTHGVPLFVQISTDEVYGSIEGTAKSTFSSPLNPSSAYSASKASADLLLLSYHHTHGMDVRVTRCTNNYGRFQHPEKFIPTILRCALTGEPIPVYGDGRQVRDWIHVDDHCEGIWSVIERGEAGGIYHFGGPGMEGNDIAHDAGVENISLIHLLLRILAERTGRKLSELTALIQHVSDRPGHDRRYSLDWEDSRRGLGWQPQVTLEDGLRQTVDWWLANQDWWSGV
- a CDS encoding sugar nucleotide-binding protein, with translation MQKLLILGRGQIGSALAQALSEFEIHVWPNDIDELSQEAIETIAPEAIINAAGKTDLAWCEANANEAVRSNMEAPIRLYERILAHNRDRSDRIRFIQFSSGCVWDGPYNDRGEPFGPYDPPTPACLYSWTKAAADAMLLSIDANQVAVLRARQVYSSASDARNTLVKLSRYPRLIDTPNSMTSMTTIEKMVRHVLMNEDWAGIWNVYDRGVVTPFEVGEMLFEAGLCSRPGHLSKEELDQFHHPKRVDVVLFDARFEAVVNPPKAHDELERAINHLSPILA
- a CDS encoding long-chain fatty acid--CoA ligase translates to MNQNHPSPANLIEPFLAREKSALAGKVYLRYKRVHGEPFRDMTYAEFCRGTREIFAGLVSLGLTRGDRIALISESRPEWLMIEFASLALGTVLVPMFPTLTAQQVQFIVHNSGARVLFVSNDLQFGKALKIMGDCPALERVVILNDASNLAKSDARIMHLREVLSGAHLSQGSHPSQDFDSEAIAAKPEDVALMIYTSGTTGNPKGVMLTHRNIQANIDGALAALPELTDRDTALSFLPLSHAFEHLAMQFFFQIGFTIGLAESVDTVADNLLEIRPTIMTGVPRFYERVHTRIMRMRQQISPLRRHIFDWAVGIGGLCGMAIEGKQVPLHAKLLKRLAERLVLQKIRERTGGRVRFFVSGAAALPADVGRAFASFGLPIIEGYGMTECSPVISVSPYNHLKWGTVGKPIGNMQVKIAGDGEILARGPSVMKGYYKMPDETREIIDSDGWLHTGDVGEIDSDGYIRITDRKKHLFVSSGGKNIAPAPIESALLQSRYIEQIMLIGDKRLFCTALIVPDFAALREDGKASGDPVALVERNVVRGVIQEELERLQKEFANYERVRRFVLLPEPFTVENDMLTPTLKVKRKSVEQRYRELIESLYLLRPANERT
- a CDS encoding LptF/LptG family permease: MIRWRQTNRRAEKSRWRLFKLLDIYVLKQFFLATMVGIVGFIIIYIAVDLMEKLDKFLDHNVPFMVVVEYYVNFTPQIIALILSVALLLGSLFTTGRMSANNEIIAMRSAGISLYRLMAPFIVASMLLCLGAIYFNGWILPKANARVEEILRDYVHEDIINNAEFNMYLQDSPTSIVSMSDYSFLQKRANRVSVQFFDPKEITHMTRRIDASLMSWDSTHNVWTLTNATERLFLSDTSAEQIRKLAPAESVMHFTFTPAELRERLLKVEEMTNPELARRIELKRRSGQDVARDLVDYQSKYSLAFTSLIVVLFGVPFASRKKRGGLSFEFSIAIGIAFAFLTFSKVSQTFGYTGQVPAVLTAWLANILFLAGAIVVIWKAQK
- a CDS encoding thioesterase family protein; this encodes MLQPEHREVADNRSNVDDPLAAIEHATKIRVRYADTDQMGLVYYGKYFEYFEVARTEMLRACGLPYSEIEQAGYGLPVRDASARYYRGATYDDLLRVTARMKSDVATRLEISYTVHMDATNELLAEGNTTLVFVLKETGRPTKPPDIYRQAIEAFTAPDIALST
- the nadC gene encoding carboxylating nicotinate-nucleotide diphosphorylase; the encoded protein is MHTLSDIERQRVRIALVEDLGKGDVTSLATVREDAQGTGQFIAKASGILAGLDLARQAFLIFETQTGIASPIFEFKETQRDGAMLKKGESIASVRANLRTLLAVERVALNLMQRMSGIASMTHAFVEAVRGTDAIILDTRKTAPLLRPFDRYAVHVGGGMNNRSSLSAMVLVKDNHIAANRGDVAQVIEHLREYFKDPKHELVPIEIEVTSLEQFAVVLTKGKGLINRVMFDNFELGKIREAVKMNAGTFETEASGGITLATVRAVAETGVNFISVGALTHSVTGLDISFEVLPS